One part of the Odontesthes bonariensis isolate fOdoBon6 chromosome 13, fOdoBon6.hap1, whole genome shotgun sequence genome encodes these proteins:
- the pdlim7 gene encoding PDZ and LIM domain protein 7 isoform X3: MSGGQEEGQEAMNMYTVTLSGPAPWGFRLQGGKDFNMPLTVSRLTPGGKAAQAGVGVGDWVASISDANAEDMTHVEAQNKIRGATDSLTLTLSRAFKASEDTKMENLDKGEATYYDDIYQQSKHSLRVENLPCFIPNDRSKKRLIQDTEDWQPRTGTTQSRSFRILAQLTGTDFMQDPDDETMKRSREKFLTEIQSPRYARLRDWHHDRSARSLNIKS, encoded by the exons ATGTCTGGCGGACAAGAGGAGGGACAAGAG GCTATGAACATGTACACTGTTACCCTGAGCGGCCCCGCACCATGGGGCTTCAGGCTGCAGGGAGGCAAGGACTTCAACATGCCCCTCACTGTTTCAAGG CTTACACCGGGTGGAAAAGCAGCCCAGGCCGGAGTTGGGGTGGGAGACTGGGTGGCATCCATCTCTGACGCCAATGCTGAGGATATGACCCATGTTGAGGCACAAAACAAGATCAGAGGAGCCACGGActccctcaccctcaccctcagcAG AGCTTTCAAAGCGAGCGAAGATACTAAG ATGGAAAACCTTGACAA GGGTGAAGCTACTTATTATGACGATATCTACCAACAGTCCAA gcacAGCCTCAGGGTGGAGAACTTGCCCTGTTTTATCCCCAACGACCGCAGCAAGAAGAGGCTGATCCAGGACACTGAGGACTGGCAGCCCCGCACCGGCACCACCCAGTCTCGCTCTTTCCGCATCCTGGCCCAGCTCACAGGCACCGACTTCA TGCAGGACCCAGATGATGAAACTATGAAGAGGTCCAG GGAAAAGTTCCTCACTGAGATTCAGAGTCCTCGCTACGCTCGTCTGAGGGACTGGCACCACGACAGGTCTGCCCGCTCCCTCAATATCAAATCTTGA
- the pdlim7 gene encoding PDZ and LIM domain protein 7 isoform X1, producing MSGGQEEGQEAMNMYTVTLSGPAPWGFRLQGGKDFNMPLTVSRLTPGGKAAQAGVGVGDWVASISDANAEDMTHVEAQNKIRGATDSLTLTLSRAFKASEDTKDSLPTVSAQPKYSFAPSTAINKMARPFTAGGGSANSGPAIKPVAYSPKLNTPRSQSPASTQQPQNGLEPTPSPAKAQTADKPDGSKTAAAGSSGPSCRPPWVTDPNFAARYRPDKTSTVVTQHQQPVQPTPMQNRSSILQAAQQAPEDSGRTPLCGACNKIIRGRYLVALGRSWHPEEFTCSQCKAVLEEGGFFEERGSVYCTKCHDNRYAPNCAKCKKKITGEIMHALKMTYHVECFKCAACKAPIRNQAFYMEEGEPYCEKDYEKMFGTKCHGCDFKIDAGDRFLEALGYSWHDTCFVCALCQINLEGKTFYSKKDKPLCKSHAFAPV from the exons ATGTCTGGCGGACAAGAGGAGGGACAAGAG GCTATGAACATGTACACTGTTACCCTGAGCGGCCCCGCACCATGGGGCTTCAGGCTGCAGGGAGGCAAGGACTTCAACATGCCCCTCACTGTTTCAAGG CTTACACCGGGTGGAAAAGCAGCCCAGGCCGGAGTTGGGGTGGGAGACTGGGTGGCATCCATCTCTGACGCCAATGCTGAGGATATGACCCATGTTGAGGCACAAAACAAGATCAGAGGAGCCACGGActccctcaccctcaccctcagcAG AGCTTTCAAAGCGAGCGAAGATACTAAG GACTCGCTTCCTACGGTTTCTGCTCAGCCAAAATACTCCTTTGCCCCAAGCACAGCCATTAACAAGATGGCGCGGCCATTTACAGCAGGTGGTGGTAGTGCCAACTCAGGACCTGCGATTAAACCTGTGGCCTACTCACCCAAACTTAACACTCCACGCTCACAGAGCCCTGCCAGCACACAACAGCCACAGAATGG CCTTGAGCCAACTCCCTCTCCTGCCAAGGCCCAAACTGCAGATAAACCAGATG GCTCCAAGACTGCAGCCGCGGGCAGCTCTGGTCCGTCCTGCAGACCACCGTGGGTCACGGACCCTAACTTCGCCGCCCGCTATCGCCCAGACAAAACCAGCACCGTCGTGACCCAGCACCAGCAGCCCGTCCAGCCGACGCCTATGCAGAACCGCAGCTCCATCCTGCAGGCAGCGCAGCAGGCGCCCGAGGACAGCGGCAGGACCCCGTTGTGTGGTGCCTGCAATAAAATCATCAG GGGTCGGTACCTGGTGGCACTGGGGAGGTCTTGGCATCCTGAAGAGTTTACATGCTCGCAGTGcaaggctgtgctggaggaggggggGTTCTTTGAGGAAAGGGGCTCCGTCTACTGTACAAAGTGCCACGATAACCGATACGCTCCCAACTGTGCCAAGTGCAAAAAGAAGATCACGGGG GAAATCATGCACGCCCTGAAGATGACCTACCATGTTGAGTGTTTCAAGTGTGCAGCCTGCAAGGCTCCCATCAGGAACCAAGCCTTTTACATGGAGGAGGGCGAGCCCTACTGTGAGAAAG ACTACGAGAAGATGTTTGGCACCAAATGCCACGGCTGTGACTTTAAGATTGATGCTGGCGATCGCTTTCTGGAGGCCTTGGGCTACAGCTGGCACGACACGTGCTTCGTCTGTGCT ctCTGCCAAATCAACCTGGAGGGTAAGACGTTCTACTCAAAGAAGGATAAGCCTCTGTGCAAAAGCCACGCTTTTGCTCCAGTGTGA
- the pdlim7 gene encoding PDZ and LIM domain protein 7 isoform X2, with product MNMYTVTLSGPAPWGFRLQGGKDFNMPLTVSRLTPGGKAAQAGVGVGDWVASISDANAEDMTHVEAQNKIRGATDSLTLTLSRAFKASEDTKDSLPTVSAQPKYSFAPSTAINKMARPFTAGGGSANSGPAIKPVAYSPKLNTPRSQSPASTQQPQNGLEPTPSPAKAQTADKPDGSKTAAAGSSGPSCRPPWVTDPNFAARYRPDKTSTVVTQHQQPVQPTPMQNRSSILQAAQQAPEDSGRTPLCGACNKIIRGRYLVALGRSWHPEEFTCSQCKAVLEEGGFFEERGSVYCTKCHDNRYAPNCAKCKKKITGEIMHALKMTYHVECFKCAACKAPIRNQAFYMEEGEPYCEKDYEKMFGTKCHGCDFKIDAGDRFLEALGYSWHDTCFVCALCQINLEGKTFYSKKDKPLCKSHAFAPV from the exons ATGAACATGTACACTGTTACCCTGAGCGGCCCCGCACCATGGGGCTTCAGGCTGCAGGGAGGCAAGGACTTCAACATGCCCCTCACTGTTTCAAGG CTTACACCGGGTGGAAAAGCAGCCCAGGCCGGAGTTGGGGTGGGAGACTGGGTGGCATCCATCTCTGACGCCAATGCTGAGGATATGACCCATGTTGAGGCACAAAACAAGATCAGAGGAGCCACGGActccctcaccctcaccctcagcAG AGCTTTCAAAGCGAGCGAAGATACTAAG GACTCGCTTCCTACGGTTTCTGCTCAGCCAAAATACTCCTTTGCCCCAAGCACAGCCATTAACAAGATGGCGCGGCCATTTACAGCAGGTGGTGGTAGTGCCAACTCAGGACCTGCGATTAAACCTGTGGCCTACTCACCCAAACTTAACACTCCACGCTCACAGAGCCCTGCCAGCACACAACAGCCACAGAATGG CCTTGAGCCAACTCCCTCTCCTGCCAAGGCCCAAACTGCAGATAAACCAGATG GCTCCAAGACTGCAGCCGCGGGCAGCTCTGGTCCGTCCTGCAGACCACCGTGGGTCACGGACCCTAACTTCGCCGCCCGCTATCGCCCAGACAAAACCAGCACCGTCGTGACCCAGCACCAGCAGCCCGTCCAGCCGACGCCTATGCAGAACCGCAGCTCCATCCTGCAGGCAGCGCAGCAGGCGCCCGAGGACAGCGGCAGGACCCCGTTGTGTGGTGCCTGCAATAAAATCATCAG GGGTCGGTACCTGGTGGCACTGGGGAGGTCTTGGCATCCTGAAGAGTTTACATGCTCGCAGTGcaaggctgtgctggaggaggggggGTTCTTTGAGGAAAGGGGCTCCGTCTACTGTACAAAGTGCCACGATAACCGATACGCTCCCAACTGTGCCAAGTGCAAAAAGAAGATCACGGGG GAAATCATGCACGCCCTGAAGATGACCTACCATGTTGAGTGTTTCAAGTGTGCAGCCTGCAAGGCTCCCATCAGGAACCAAGCCTTTTACATGGAGGAGGGCGAGCCCTACTGTGAGAAAG ACTACGAGAAGATGTTTGGCACCAAATGCCACGGCTGTGACTTTAAGATTGATGCTGGCGATCGCTTTCTGGAGGCCTTGGGCTACAGCTGGCACGACACGTGCTTCGTCTGTGCT ctCTGCCAAATCAACCTGGAGGGTAAGACGTTCTACTCAAAGAAGGATAAGCCTCTGTGCAAAAGCCACGCTTTTGCTCCAGTGTGA